Proteins encoded by one window of Nasonia vitripennis strain AsymCx chromosome 5, Nvit_psr_1.1, whole genome shotgun sequence:
- the SP142 gene encoding serine protease 142 precursor produces MPPRRCLLLVIFGIADFLLIVAADLPIGSVCSLASEGGICRLVDRCQPVYNDLLAGKRPEYVCGFQDGIPIVCCPDGGPPLALTTTLGPIWGTTRPVTTTTRRTTTTTRRSVTTPTRNPLINARPARRMCAEYAKEVYALVEPPVLAGGDQQLVNVSLCAIKSKKLIVGGTKADPKEFPHMASIGYISGSQILWNCGGTLISDRYVLTAAHCTVSTDWGNAEWVRVGDLNLRSNSDDAQPQDRRIAQRIRHPNYRRPAQYNDIALLRLQSPVTFNAYVRPACLSIQPNAPAGTKAVAAGWGVVDWFDEEGSDNLLKVTLPVVSYSTCQQAYANDGNRLPNGINDQTQLCAGQEGKDTCQGDSGGPLVVYSENEECMYDIIGVTSFGKLCGSVAPGVYSRVYAYLAWIESIVWPNLG; encoded by the exons GTAGCGTATGCAGCCTAGCAAGTGAAGGCGGCATCTGCCGTTTAGTAGACCGTTGCCAACCGGTCTACAACGATCTTCTCGCGGGAAAACGACCGGAATACGTCTGCGGATTCCAGGACGGTATACCGATCGTCTGCTGCCCAGATGGCGGTCCACCGTTGGCCTTGACCACGACCTTGGGTCCTATCTGGGGAACCACCAGACCTGTTACCACCACTACGAGAAGGACCACGACCACCACTAGGAGATCGGTTACCACTCCTACCAGGAATCCGCTCATCAATGCAAGGCCTGCACGACGAA TGTGCGCCGAATACGCAAAGGAAGTATACGCATTGGTGGAACCACCAGTACTGGCTGGCGGTGACCAGCAGCTGGTGAACGTCTCGCTCTGCGCCATCAAGTCCAAGAAACTGATCGTCGGAGGTACCAAAGCCGACCCCAAGGAATTCCCACACATGGCCAGCATCGGTTACATCAGCGGCTCGCAGATCCTCTGGAACTGCGGTGGTACCCTCATATCCGACAGATACGTCCTTACCGCGGCTCACTGCACCGTCTCCACCGACTG GGGTAACGCGGAATGGGTTCGCGTGGGTGACCTGAACCTTCGCAGCAACAGCGACGACGCTCAGCCGCAGGACCGTCGTATCGCCCAGAGGATCCGTCATCCCAACTACAGGCGACCGGCTCAATACAACGATATCGCTTTGCTGAGGCTCCAAAGCCCAGTGACGTTCAACGCCTACGTAAGACCAGCCTGTCTGTCGATCCAGCCAAATGCACCGGCTGGTACCAAGGCTGTGGCCGCCGGTTGGGGTGTCGTCGATTGGT tcGATGAAGAAGGATCTGACAATCTTCTGAAGGTCACACTACCAGTGGTGTCGTATTCGACATGTCAACAGGCATACGCCAACGACGGGAACAGACTGCCCAATGGCATCAACGACCAAACTCAACTTTGCGCTGGTCAGGAGGGCAAAGACACCTGCCAA GGTGACAGTGGCGGCCCGCTGGTGGTCTACAGCGAGAACGAAGAGTGTATGTACGACATTATCGGAGTGACGAGCTTTGGAAAGCTCTGCGGAAGCGTCGCGCCTGGAGTTTACTCTAGAGTCTATGCCTACTTGGCCTGGATTGAGAGCATCGTTTGGCCAAACTTAGGTTAA
- the SP142 gene encoding serine protease 142 isoform X1, which yields MIATMKLVVMVMLLGMLDGATVKAQLSEGSVCSLASEGGICRLVDRCQPVYNDLLAGKRPEYVCGFQDGIPIVCCPDGGPPLALTTTLGPIWGTTRPVTTTTRRTTTTTRRSVTTPTRNPLINARPARRMCAEYAKEVYALVEPPVLAGGDQQLVNVSLCAIKSKKLIVGGTKADPKEFPHMASIGYISGSQILWNCGGTLISDRYVLTAAHCTVSTDWGNAEWVRVGDLNLRSNSDDAQPQDRRIAQRIRHPNYRRPAQYNDIALLRLQSPVTFNAYVRPACLSIQPNAPAGTKAVAAGWGVVDWFDEEGSDNLLKVTLPVVSYSTCQQAYANDGNRLPNGINDQTQLCAGQEGKDTCQGDSGGPLVVYSENEECMYDIIGVTSFGKLCGSVAPGVYSRVYAYLAWIESIVWPNLG from the exons ATGATCGCGACGATGAAGCTCGTGGTGATGGTGATGCTCCTGGGGATGCTGGACGGGGCGACGGTGAAAGCTCAGCTGAGCGAAG GTAGCGTATGCAGCCTAGCAAGTGAAGGCGGCATCTGCCGTTTAGTAGACCGTTGCCAACCGGTCTACAACGATCTTCTCGCGGGAAAACGACCGGAATACGTCTGCGGATTCCAGGACGGTATACCGATCGTCTGCTGCCCAGATGGCGGTCCACCGTTGGCCTTGACCACGACCTTGGGTCCTATCTGGGGAACCACCAGACCTGTTACCACCACTACGAGAAGGACCACGACCACCACTAGGAGATCGGTTACCACTCCTACCAGGAATCCGCTCATCAATGCAAGGCCTGCACGACGAA TGTGCGCCGAATACGCAAAGGAAGTATACGCATTGGTGGAACCACCAGTACTGGCTGGCGGTGACCAGCAGCTGGTGAACGTCTCGCTCTGCGCCATCAAGTCCAAGAAACTGATCGTCGGAGGTACCAAAGCCGACCCCAAGGAATTCCCACACATGGCCAGCATCGGTTACATCAGCGGCTCGCAGATCCTCTGGAACTGCGGTGGTACCCTCATATCCGACAGATACGTCCTTACCGCGGCTCACTGCACCGTCTCCACCGACTG GGGTAACGCGGAATGGGTTCGCGTGGGTGACCTGAACCTTCGCAGCAACAGCGACGACGCTCAGCCGCAGGACCGTCGTATCGCCCAGAGGATCCGTCATCCCAACTACAGGCGACCGGCTCAATACAACGATATCGCTTTGCTGAGGCTCCAAAGCCCAGTGACGTTCAACGCCTACGTAAGACCAGCCTGTCTGTCGATCCAGCCAAATGCACCGGCTGGTACCAAGGCTGTGGCCGCCGGTTGGGGTGTCGTCGATTGGT tcGATGAAGAAGGATCTGACAATCTTCTGAAGGTCACACTACCAGTGGTGTCGTATTCGACATGTCAACAGGCATACGCCAACGACGGGAACAGACTGCCCAATGGCATCAACGACCAAACTCAACTTTGCGCTGGTCAGGAGGGCAAAGACACCTGCCAA GGTGACAGTGGCGGCCCGCTGGTGGTCTACAGCGAGAACGAAGAGTGTATGTACGACATTATCGGAGTGACGAGCTTTGGAAAGCTCTGCGGAAGCGTCGCGCCTGGAGTTTACTCTAGAGTCTATGCCTACTTGGCCTGGATTGAGAGCATCGTTTGGCCAAACTTAGGTTAA